A window of the Parabacteroides merdae ATCC 43184 genome harbors these coding sequences:
- a CDS encoding sugar phosphate nucleotidyltransferase, with product MQIILLSGGSGKRLWPLSNNARSKQFIKLLDAPDGQKESMLQRVVRQLGESDLKGHVTIATSISQADVIVNQLGDHIDVVTEPERRDTFPAIALAASYLKYEKSCADEEVVVVMPCDPFTEAGYFKVIEQMVHAVDDNVADLVLMGITPTYPSAKYGYVVPDELKLKGGIFSVKRFTEKPNVATAEYLIKENVFWNGGVFAFKLGYMMNIVEQYIRAVSFSEIRNRYSEFPKISFDYEVAEKAKLVAVVPFSGKWKDLGTWNTLTDELEDHVIGNVITDGEAENTHIINELDLPIMCIGTKDLVIAASNDGILISEKSKSENIKKYADRLQCCPMYEERHWGEYKIIHNVQYSDGFQSLTKQLIIKAGKSLTYQAHHLRKEVWTVVDGEGLLAIEGKITPVKQGDTVCILQDMRHGLKAINDLTLIETQTGSDLLEDDVELFDWNWQK from the coding sequence ATGCAAATTATTTTATTATCCGGAGGTTCCGGAAAGCGGTTATGGCCTTTGTCAAACAATGCCCGTTCAAAACAGTTCATAAAGTTGCTCGATGCTCCCGATGGGCAAAAAGAGTCGATGTTGCAGCGTGTAGTTCGTCAATTGGGGGAATCAGATTTGAAGGGACATGTTACCATAGCCACCAGTATCTCGCAGGCTGATGTTATTGTCAATCAGTTGGGTGACCACATTGATGTAGTGACGGAACCGGAAAGACGTGATACATTTCCAGCCATTGCTTTGGCAGCTTCATATCTGAAATATGAGAAATCATGTGCCGATGAAGAAGTAGTTGTTGTTATGCCTTGTGACCCTTTTACGGAAGCTGGATATTTCAAAGTTATTGAGCAGATGGTGCATGCGGTGGATGACAATGTAGCTGATCTGGTTCTTATGGGGATTACTCCAACCTATCCATCTGCTAAATATGGATATGTAGTGCCTGATGAATTGAAACTGAAAGGTGGAATCTTTTCGGTCAAACGGTTTACGGAAAAGCCGAATGTAGCTACAGCGGAATATCTTATAAAAGAAAATGTATTTTGGAACGGTGGCGTATTTGCTTTTAAGTTGGGATATATGATGAATATTGTGGAGCAATATATCCGGGCTGTTTCTTTTTCGGAAATCCGTAACAGATATAGTGAATTCCCCAAAATCAGTTTCGATTATGAGGTGGCAGAAAAGGCCAAATTGGTAGCAGTAGTTCCTTTCTCTGGCAAATGGAAAGATTTAGGGACTTGGAATACACTTACAGATGAGTTGGAAGACCATGTAATCGGTAATGTTATCACTGATGGAGAGGCAGAAAATACACATATCATTAATGAATTGGATCTTCCGATTATGTGTATAGGAACCAAAGATTTGGTGATTGCAGCATCGAATGACGGTATTTTAATTTCCGAAAAGAGCAAGAGCGAGAACATAAAAAAATACGCAGACCGGCTACAGTGTTGTCCAATGTATGAGGAAAGACATTGGGGAGAATACAAGATTATTCATAATGTTCAATATTCAGATGGATTTCAATCGTTGACGAAACAATTGATTATAAAGGCAGGGAAAAGTCTCACATATCAAGCTCATCATCTACGGAAAGAGGTATGGACGGTTGTTGACGGAGAGGGACTGTTGGCTATAGAAGGAAAAATTACCCCAGTTAAACAGGGAGATACTGTTTGTATCCTTCAAGATATGCGCCACGGTCTAAAAGCCATAAATGACTTGACCCTGATAGAAACGCAAACCGGAAGCGATCTTCTTGAAGATGATGTGGAATTGTTTGATTGGAATTGGCAAAAGTAG
- a CDS encoding helix-turn-helix domain-containing protein, whose amino-acid sequence MEGIIDKENERVRRFFALLDNMEKKVERLARDNRPPFNGERFLTDRELSGTLRISRRCLQDYRDQGRIPYIQLGGKILYRQSDIEKLLEENYHAALV is encoded by the coding sequence ATGGAAGGCATTATCGACAAGGAGAACGAACGTGTCCGCAGGTTCTTTGCCCTGCTGGACAACATGGAGAAAAAAGTGGAGCGTCTTGCCCGTGACAACCGTCCTCCCTTCAACGGGGAACGGTTCCTGACCGACAGGGAGCTTTCCGGAACGTTGAGGATCAGCCGCAGGTGCCTGCAGGATTACAGGGACCAAGGACGGATTCCCTATATCCAGCTTGGCGGGAAGATCCTGTACAGGCAGTCGGACATCGAGAAGCTGTTGGAGGAGAACTATCACGCAGCATTGGTATAA
- a CDS encoding amidoligase family protein: MNEQIRSILAQETTKTNKIRQLFLLGVPRAEIARMVTNGNYGFVVNALRRMREREGGPNAHSATAAPDYTFNRKFGIEIEAYNCSRERLARELREAGIEVMVESYNHTTRPHWKLVTDSSISGNDTFELVSPILVGEVGLRELEKVCWILDLCDVKVNGSCGLHVHIDAAGFSMETWRNLALSYKHLEPVIDRFMPASRRDNYYCKGLGHVSDEMIRSAQTVDELKNRIGNRYHKVNLEAYSRHKTVEFRQHSGTTNFTKMRNWVLFLHKLVTFATRGQVPTATALRNIPFLDDEQKLYYKLRTKKLSA, from the coding sequence ATGAACGAGCAAATTAGAAGCATTTTAGCACAAGAGACAACGAAGACAAATAAGATCCGGCAGCTGTTCCTTCTGGGGGTTCCCCGTGCGGAAATCGCCAGGATGGTGACCAACGGCAATTACGGTTTTGTAGTGAACGCCCTGCGCCGGATGAGGGAACGTGAGGGCGGTCCGAATGCTCATTCGGCGACAGCCGCACCGGATTACACTTTCAACCGTAAGTTCGGTATCGAGATCGAGGCCTACAATTGCTCCCGTGAACGGCTCGCGCGCGAGCTCAGGGAGGCAGGGATCGAGGTTATGGTGGAAAGCTACAATCATACCACCCGTCCGCATTGGAAACTCGTGACGGACAGCAGTATAAGCGGCAACGACACTTTCGAACTGGTCAGTCCGATACTGGTCGGCGAAGTCGGCCTGCGGGAACTGGAGAAGGTATGCTGGATACTTGACCTGTGTGACGTGAAGGTGAACGGGAGCTGCGGGCTTCACGTACATATCGATGCCGCCGGTTTCAGCATGGAGACCTGGCGTAACCTGGCCCTGAGCTACAAACATTTGGAACCGGTCATCGACAGGTTCATGCCGGCATCCCGCAGAGATAACTACTATTGCAAGGGATTGGGCCATGTATCTGATGAGATGATACGCTCGGCCCAGACGGTGGACGAGCTGAAAAACAGAATCGGCAACCGTTACCACAAGGTGAATCTCGAAGCCTATTCACGGCACAAGACGGTCGAGTTCCGCCAGCATTCGGGAACGACCAACTTCACAAAAATGCGTAACTGGGTGCTGTTTCTCCATAAATTGGTTACCTTCGCCACGAGGGGACAGGTGCCCACGGCCACCGCGCTCCGGAACATCCCTTTCCTGGACGATGAACAGAAGCTATATTATAAATTAAGAACTAAAAAATTATCGGCATGA
- a CDS encoding Helicase associated domain protein — MVSSLSVYYRKLAYHVIESDGFLWVGFKPGMVHFIAKEVWNIRPLTRTDVERYYEEFTVLTQGKGSLYFRIVAHGGFLKEALAYELHGLTVSDDNYLRSLNSGRHVELYPHNEKAYRAIIKGFEQHRIGTVVQATGTGKSYLLARYISDHATERICVFAPNVTILEEIKKAVGFTSPYICYRTFQSLIYYRKNDKQLKADHILIDEFHHFGAEIWGAALQEVIESNPQAYILGTSATPIRPEGMIDTVDLYFEGNLFYELTLPQAWYYRILPVPILVQSAYGLDGELNRLQKRLDRSGCSIRRKEQVQKKLDVARVDFKGALGAPEVIRKFLPKDVCKLLVFCRDLTDLKQMVPEVCGWLTQAGRVIIPFEIHHTQSERINNQILKAFQKESGKLHVLFSVNMLIEGLHVEGIDAVLFLRRTESYIVTLQQLGRCLDAGSGKQPVVLDFVNNLSGKSVYDMMALHMERLACQPSPKGFEGVTSFLTTGFLSDIRLRIEEILTELEPWQIMYERLIEFRKKENDWPSVTEGKLGLWCNTQRMAYKRGRLSEERYKLLESVGFEWNLLDSNWMKEFQSLKVFFATQGRWPKREDGALATWCYTQRERRKKGRLSKERIRVLDEIGFVWSQDLNGEWMKNYEALKIFLDKQQRFPKSAEGYLGEWCSTQRKMRKQGKLSPDRQTLLDRIGFVWSVEQVWRSHLEQLHQFHVQNGRWPGCREGALGRWCTVQRRNYRRGSLSDQKIVQLEQIGFIPLKGDE, encoded by the coding sequence ATGGTTTCTTCGTTATCGGTTTATTATCGAAAACTTGCTTATCACGTAATAGAATCGGACGGCTTCCTATGGGTCGGATTCAAGCCGGGAATGGTACATTTTATTGCTAAAGAGGTTTGGAATATTCGCCCCTTGACCCGAACGGACGTTGAGAGATATTATGAGGAGTTTACAGTATTAACCCAAGGTAAAGGGAGTCTTTATTTTCGGATTGTAGCTCATGGTGGATTTCTGAAAGAGGCGTTGGCTTATGAGTTGCATGGTTTGACTGTTTCTGACGACAACTACCTCAGAAGCCTTAATTCCGGCAGACATGTAGAACTTTACCCGCATAACGAGAAAGCTTATCGTGCTATTATAAAAGGCTTTGAACAGCATCGTATCGGTACCGTTGTGCAAGCGACCGGGACGGGAAAGTCATATCTGCTGGCTCGTTATATATCAGACCATGCCACAGAACGAATTTGCGTATTTGCTCCAAATGTCACAATCCTGGAGGAGATCAAAAAGGCGGTAGGCTTTACCTCTCCTTATATCTGCTATCGAACGTTTCAGTCATTGATATATTATCGAAAAAATGATAAACAACTCAAAGCAGATCATATTTTGATTGATGAGTTTCATCATTTCGGTGCAGAAATATGGGGGGCTGCTTTGCAGGAGGTAATTGAATCCAATCCGCAGGCCTATATATTAGGAACATCGGCCACTCCTATTCGCCCGGAGGGAATGATTGATACGGTGGATCTTTATTTCGAGGGAAATCTGTTTTATGAACTTACCTTACCTCAGGCTTGGTATTACCGTATTTTACCAGTCCCAATCCTGGTACAAAGTGCCTATGGATTAGACGGTGAACTGAATCGTTTACAAAAGCGATTGGATCGAAGCGGATGTTCAATTCGACGAAAAGAACAAGTCCAAAAGAAACTGGATGTGGCTCGCGTTGATTTTAAAGGGGCGTTAGGAGCTCCTGAGGTAATCCGAAAGTTCTTGCCCAAAGATGTATGTAAACTGCTGGTTTTTTGCCGTGATCTTACCGACCTGAAACAGATGGTTCCTGAGGTGTGTGGCTGGCTGACACAAGCCGGACGGGTAATCATACCATTTGAGATCCATCACACTCAAAGCGAACGGATTAATAATCAAATACTAAAGGCTTTCCAAAAAGAATCTGGGAAATTGCATGTATTGTTCTCTGTCAATATGCTGATAGAAGGACTGCATGTGGAGGGCATAGATGCCGTCTTGTTTCTACGGCGGACAGAATCCTATATTGTTACCCTGCAACAGCTGGGCCGTTGCTTGGATGCCGGAAGCGGGAAACAGCCTGTCGTATTGGATTTTGTGAATAACCTATCGGGCAAATCTGTATATGACATGATGGCCTTGCACATGGAACGCCTTGCCTGTCAGCCTTCACCCAAGGGATTTGAAGGGGTGACCTCTTTTCTGACCACAGGTTTCCTATCAGACATACGGCTTCGTATTGAGGAGATATTGACAGAGTTGGAACCTTGGCAGATCATGTATGAGAGGCTTATTGAGTTCCGTAAGAAAGAAAATGACTGGCCTTCGGTTACAGAGGGGAAGCTGGGCTTGTGGTGCAATACGCAGCGCATGGCTTACAAACGGGGCAGACTCTCGGAGGAGCGTTACAAACTGCTGGAGTCTGTCGGCTTTGAATGGAACCTGCTGGATTCAAACTGGATGAAGGAATTCCAATCATTGAAAGTCTTCTTTGCGACTCAAGGTCGCTGGCCCAAACGGGAGGATGGTGCCTTGGCTACCTGGTGTTATACTCAACGGGAAAGACGTAAGAAAGGACGTTTGAGCAAAGAACGCATTCGTGTGTTGGATGAGATCGGATTTGTGTGGAGTCAGGACTTGAACGGTGAATGGATGAAAAATTATGAAGCGTTGAAAATCTTTCTCGACAAACAGCAGCGCTTTCCCAAATCAGCCGAAGGCTATTTGGGCGAGTGGTGCAGTACACAGCGGAAAATGCGCAAGCAAGGGAAACTTTCCCCTGATCGTCAAACACTATTAGATCGAATAGGATTTGTGTGGTCGGTGGAGCAGGTCTGGCGAAGCCACTTGGAACAGTTGCACCAGTTTCATGTCCAAAATGGACGGTGGCCTGGATGTCGTGAAGGGGCATTGGGGCGTTGGTGTACGGTTCAAAGACGGAATTATCGAAGAGGAAGCTTGTCGGATCAAAAAATCGTCCAATTGGAACAAATAGGATTTATACCCTTGAAAGGAGACGAATAA
- a CDS encoding IS256 family transposase encodes MLSKEFLSQFKTEADVSKFLKQLHAQVLEKMLEGEMDAHLGYEKNSVTGNNTGNSRNGSYPKKIQTEHGESVISIPRDRNGQFEPIAVPKHESRGLSIEKLVISLYAKGMSVSDIEEEMREIYEIELSTSAISIITNKVNQAAQEWQNRPLDPVCLIVWMDGIVFKVRDNGKIINKTVYLCVGLKQNGLKEVLGMWVGKSESSSFWMGVLTDLKARGVQDILITCTDNLNGFTDTIRSVFPQSSTQVCVVHQIRNSCKYVVYKDKKEFTADMKNIYNAPNKEVAATELDNLEKKWGGKYPYAILSWRNNWDDLTVFFQFPLEIRKIIYTTNLIENLNGKIRKYTKSKLSFPSDDAVKKTVYLSLMEIEKKWTMPISNWGLIMNQFMLMFENRIQI; translated from the coding sequence GTGTTAAGCAAGGAGTTCCTTAGCCAGTTCAAGACAGAAGCGGATGTGAGCAAGTTTCTGAAACAGTTGCATGCCCAGGTGCTGGAGAAGATGCTTGAAGGCGAAATGGATGCCCATTTGGGCTATGAAAAGAATTCTGTGACAGGGAACAATACCGGCAACTCCCGGAATGGCAGTTATCCGAAGAAAATCCAGACCGAACATGGAGAGTCTGTCATTTCTATTCCACGTGACCGTAACGGCCAGTTTGAGCCGATAGCAGTGCCCAAACATGAAAGTCGTGGACTTTCTATAGAAAAGCTCGTTATCTCCCTATACGCCAAAGGAATGAGCGTTTCTGACATAGAGGAAGAGATGCGTGAGATTTATGAAATAGAGCTCTCTACATCGGCCATTTCCATCATTACCAACAAAGTCAATCAGGCTGCCCAGGAGTGGCAGAACCGTCCCCTTGATCCTGTTTGCCTGATAGTCTGGATGGACGGTATTGTCTTCAAGGTACGGGATAACGGCAAGATCATAAACAAGACCGTTTACCTTTGCGTCGGACTGAAACAGAACGGCCTGAAGGAAGTTCTTGGCATGTGGGTTGGCAAATCGGAAAGCTCTTCTTTCTGGATGGGTGTCCTGACCGACTTAAAAGCCCGTGGAGTGCAGGATATACTGATTACCTGTACCGACAATCTGAATGGATTTACGGATACTATCCGCAGTGTATTCCCTCAGTCATCCACTCAAGTCTGTGTGGTACATCAGATCAGAAATTCCTGTAAATATGTCGTTTATAAGGATAAGAAAGAGTTTACAGCGGATATGAAGAATATCTATAATGCACCCAACAAAGAGGTTGCAGCCACAGAACTTGACAATCTGGAAAAGAAATGGGGAGGAAAGTATCCTTATGCTATACTTTCATGGAGAAACAACTGGGATGATTTGACTGTTTTCTTCCAATTCCCGCTGGAAATCAGAAAAATAATCTACACAACCAATCTCATTGAGAACCTGAATGGAAAAATCAGAAAGTACACGAAATCAAAACTTTCATTTCCTTCGGACGATGCTGTAAAAAAGACCGTATATCTTTCGCTTATGGAGATTGAAAAGAAATGGACAATGCCTATTTCAAACTGGGGCTTGATTATGAATCAATTTATGCTTATGTTTGAAAACAGAATCCAGATATAA
- a CDS encoding helix-turn-helix domain-containing protein, protein MDGQDVCLRLDISPRTLQTLRDTGRLAFTRLQRKFYYKPEDVEKLMAYVGIRRKEKEVREGRKNGNL, encoded by the coding sequence CTGGACGGCCAGGATGTCTGCCTGCGCCTTGACATCTCGCCACGTACCCTGCAGACACTCCGCGATACCGGACGGCTGGCGTTCACCCGCCTCCAGCGCAAGTTCTATTACAAGCCAGAGGATGTGGAGAAGCTGATGGCCTACGTCGGCATCAGACGCAAGGAGAAGGAGGTGAGAGAAGGAAGGAAGAACGGAAACCTTTAA
- a CDS encoding helix-turn-helix domain-containing protein has protein sequence MSKILKVRNVGDYSQWVGHTDRHPLVSVIDYAEVSPVRHSLNNYSIYGIFFHDEAEIDLAYGCGKYDYKKGTVICVAPGQIGGKEDNGERVMLTGWALLFHPDLLHGTPLERTIKNYSFFDYRVNEALHMSDEEHGILTSLMCQIRDELWKRHDEFQDSIIVGYIELVLNFCQRFYNRQFITRKLDNSDMLMKFDRLLHDYFDRNMQLTYGLPTVQYCADKLCMSSNYFGDMIKKTTGDTASNYIRQYIIQLAKNELATGESIAQVAYGLGFEYPQHLSRMFKKQTGMTPSNYFENLQRK, from the coding sequence ATGAGCAAGATACTAAAAGTACGAAATGTGGGCGATTATAGTCAGTGGGTAGGACACACCGACAGACATCCGTTAGTCAGTGTCATTGACTATGCGGAAGTATCCCCTGTACGCCATAGCTTGAACAATTACAGCATCTATGGTATTTTCTTTCATGACGAAGCTGAAATAGATTTAGCTTATGGTTGTGGAAAGTACGATTACAAGAAAGGAACGGTCATCTGCGTTGCTCCTGGCCAGATAGGTGGTAAAGAGGACAACGGCGAACGGGTAATGCTAACAGGTTGGGCACTACTGTTCCATCCTGACCTTTTACATGGTACCCCGTTGGAAAGGACGATAAAGAATTATTCGTTTTTCGATTACCGTGTTAATGAAGCTCTGCACATGAGCGATGAAGAACACGGCATTTTGACATCACTGATGTGCCAGATAAGGGATGAACTCTGGAAAAGGCACGATGAATTTCAAGATTCCATCATTGTGGGTTATATCGAGTTGGTTCTGAACTTCTGCCAACGTTTCTATAACCGCCAGTTCATCACCCGGAAACTTGATAATTCGGATATGTTGATGAAATTCGACCGTTTGTTGCATGATTACTTTGACAGGAACATGCAACTGACATATGGCTTGCCGACAGTGCAGTATTGCGCCGACAAACTTTGCATGTCATCGAATTATTTCGGGGATATGATAAAAAAGACAACAGGTGATACAGCAAGTAATTATATCCGTCAATACATAATACAACTGGCAAAAAACGAACTTGCTACGGGTGAAAGTATTGCACAGGTAGCATATGGGTTGGGGTTTGAATATCCGCAACATCTTAGTCGAATGTTTAAAAAGCAAACAGGAATGACACCATCAAATTATTTCGAAAATCTGCAAAGGAAATAA
- a CDS encoding WecB/TagA/CpsF family glycosyltransferase → MNTYFNIRYEFDKKLVWNRIASQVKAEKSDYICVADGVVLNIANRKPEYLRVINGGMFSICDSGYVPLYLKWIYGVRYEQYCGAQIFKDIVSSRKYRMMFMGTSQRTLDGLKNTIKVWNTDVLTMTFYELPFCDVKEFNYEDIARRVEESEADIIWIALGAPKQEMFMSKLKPYLKRGVMIAVGAAFKFYSDTDERRAPQWMLKTHLEWVFRIMCSPKKQLKRCSMIILTLPRLLIEEIKRKYNKKHNDTINTIYK, encoded by the coding sequence ATGAATACATATTTTAATATCCGTTACGAGTTTGACAAGAAGCTTGTGTGGAATCGTATTGCCTCGCAGGTAAAAGCGGAAAAGTCTGATTATATATGTGTGGCTGACGGAGTGGTACTGAATATCGCCAATAGGAAACCGGAATACCTGAGGGTGATTAATGGTGGAATGTTCTCTATTTGCGACAGCGGGTATGTGCCGCTCTATCTGAAATGGATCTATGGCGTGAGGTATGAGCAATACTGTGGGGCGCAGATATTCAAAGATATTGTTAGTTCAAGGAAATACCGTATGATGTTCATGGGTACTTCGCAACGGACATTGGATGGGCTGAAGAATACCATAAAAGTATGGAATACAGATGTACTTACGATGACATTCTATGAACTACCATTCTGCGATGTGAAAGAGTTTAACTATGAAGATATAGCACGGCGTGTGGAGGAATCAGAGGCTGACATCATTTGGATAGCTCTCGGTGCTCCGAAACAGGAGATGTTCATGTCGAAACTGAAGCCTTACCTGAAACGTGGGGTGATGATCGCCGTAGGAGCAGCATTCAAGTTTTACAGCGATACAGATGAGAGGCGTGCTCCGCAGTGGATGCTGAAAACGCATTTGGAGTGGGTCTTTCGTATTATGTGCAGTCCGAAGAAGCAATTGAAACGGTGCTCGATGATTATCTTGACCTTACCACGACTGCTAATAGAAGAAATCAAGCGGAAGTACAATAAAAAGCATAATGACACTATTAACACTATATACAAATGA
- a CDS encoding GDP-L-fucose synthase family protein, translated as MMEKDAKIYVAGHRGMVGSAIVRELRRQGYTNIITRTHKELDLTRQEAVEKFFAEEKPEYVFLAAAKVGGIVANQSALADFMYENMILEMNVIHAAWQNGCKKLEFLGSSCIYPRMAPQPMPESCLLTSELEKTNEAYALAKISGLKYCEFLNRQYGTDFISVMPTNLYGPNDNYHPEHSHVLPALIRRFHEAKEAGLKEVVCWGDGSPLREFLYVDDLANLCVFLMNNYSGNETVNAGTGKEITIKALAELVAKVVGFEGLIRWDTSRPNGTPRKLLDVSKATSFGWTYKTELKEGIRLSYEDFLNNPMRAKR; from the coding sequence ATGATGGAGAAAGACGCAAAAATCTATGTGGCGGGACACCGGGGTATGGTTGGTTCTGCCATTGTCCGTGAACTGAGACGACAGGGTTACACGAATATCATTACCCGTACACATAAGGAATTGGATTTGACCCGTCAAGAAGCGGTGGAAAAGTTCTTTGCGGAGGAGAAACCGGAATATGTGTTCCTTGCCGCAGCCAAAGTGGGCGGTATCGTAGCCAACCAGTCGGCATTGGCGGATTTTATGTATGAGAACATGATATTGGAAATGAACGTTATCCATGCGGCATGGCAGAACGGGTGCAAAAAACTGGAGTTTTTAGGCTCATCTTGTATTTATCCACGCATGGCACCCCAACCGATGCCGGAATCATGTTTGTTAACGTCGGAATTAGAAAAGACGAATGAGGCCTATGCTTTAGCTAAAATATCCGGTCTGAAATATTGTGAGTTTTTGAATCGGCAGTATGGTACAGATTTTATTAGCGTGATGCCGACCAATCTATATGGTCCCAATGATAATTACCACCCCGAACATAGCCACGTGTTACCGGCGCTTATCCGTCGTTTTCATGAGGCAAAGGAAGCAGGTCTGAAAGAAGTGGTCTGCTGGGGTGACGGAAGTCCGTTACGTGAGTTTCTCTATGTTGACGACTTGGCCAACCTATGTGTATTCCTGATGAATAACTACTCGGGGAATGAGACGGTAAATGCCGGAACAGGGAAGGAAATCACCATTAAAGCCCTCGCAGAATTGGTGGCTAAAGTTGTTGGTTTTGAAGGCTTAATCAGATGGGATACCTCACGTCCTAATGGCACACCCCGAAAGCTATTGGATGTATCGAAAGCGACTTCGTTCGGATGGACTTACAAGACGGAACTGAAAGAAGGCATACGCCTTTCATACGAGGATTTTTTGAACAATCCCATGAGGGCGAAACGATAA
- the gmd gene encoding GDP-mannose 4,6-dehydratase, with protein sequence MKKALITGITGQDGSFLAEFLLGKGYDVHGTIRRSSVDYRERIAHLEGHPNFHLHYADLGDSMSILQVVKKVKPTEIYNLAAQSHVQVSFDAPEFTADVDATGVLRILEAVRQCDLIDTCRIYQASTSELYGKVEEVPQNEKTPFHPYSPYAVAKLYGYWIVKEYREAYNMFCCSGILFNHESERRGETFVTRKITLAAARISQGKQDCLYLGNLDSLRDWGYAKDYVECMWLILQHDTPEDFVIATGVQHTVREFATLAFRYAGIELRWEGEGVQEKGIDAKTGKTVVAVSEDFYRPTDVVNLWGDPTKAKNELGWNPQSTSFEELVRIMVTHDMQKVAAEHVTSVMRTNLAEYLEKGIVK encoded by the coding sequence ATGAAGAAAGCATTGATTACCGGTATCACCGGACAAGACGGTTCGTTTCTTGCCGAATTTCTTTTGGGTAAAGGATATGACGTACACGGCACCATCCGCCGTTCGTCAGTGGATTATAGAGAACGCATCGCTCATCTGGAGGGGCATCCGAACTTCCACTTGCATTATGCCGACCTTGGCGACTCGATGAGTATACTGCAAGTGGTAAAGAAGGTGAAGCCGACGGAGATATATAACCTTGCCGCACAGAGCCATGTGCAGGTATCGTTTGATGCACCCGAGTTTACGGCAGACGTGGATGCTACGGGCGTATTACGTATATTGGAAGCTGTGCGCCAATGCGACCTGATTGATACATGCCGCATCTATCAGGCATCCACCTCCGAACTTTACGGTAAGGTAGAGGAAGTGCCACAAAACGAGAAGACACCTTTCCATCCTTACAGTCCATACGCTGTGGCGAAACTCTATGGCTACTGGATTGTGAAAGAATACCGTGAAGCATATAACATGTTTTGCTGTTCGGGCATCTTGTTCAACCATGAGAGCGAACGGCGTGGAGAGACTTTCGTGACACGCAAAATCACGCTGGCTGCCGCACGCATTTCACAGGGCAAGCAAGATTGCCTCTATTTGGGTAACTTGGACTCCCTGCGTGACTGGGGCTATGCCAAGGATTATGTGGAATGTATGTGGTTGATTCTTCAACATGATACCCCGGAGGATTTCGTGATTGCCACTGGTGTGCAGCACACGGTGCGTGAATTTGCCACGCTTGCCTTCCGTTATGCGGGCATCGAACTTCGCTGGGAAGGAGAAGGTGTACAGGAGAAAGGCATTGACGCAAAGACAGGGAAAACGGTGGTGGCGGTAAGTGAAGACTTCTATCGCCCGACGGATGTAGTCAACCTCTGGGGAGACCCGACCAAGGCAAAGAACGAGTTGGGATGGAATCCGCAGAGTACCTCCTTTGAGGAACTGGTTCGCATCATGGTGACGCACGACATGCAGAAAGTGGCAGCGGAACATGTTACCAGCGTAATGAGGACGAACTTGGCTGAATATTTGGAGAAAGGAATCGTGAAATGA